The Lepus europaeus isolate LE1 chromosome 6, mLepTim1.pri, whole genome shotgun sequence genome includes a window with the following:
- the LOC133762395 gene encoding syntenin-1-like has translation MSLYPSLEDLKVDKVIHAQTAFSANPANPAILSEASAPISQDGNLYPKLYPELSQYMGLSLNEEEIHANLVMVSGAPLQGQLVARPSSMNYMVAPVTGNDVGIRRAEIKQGIHQVILCKDQDGKIGLRLKSIDNGIFVQLVQANSPASLVGLRFGDQVLQINGENCAGWSSDKAHKVLKQAFGEKITMTIRDRPFERTITMHKDSTGNVGFIFKNGKVTSIVKDSSAARKGLLTEHNICEINGQNVIGLKDSQIADILSTSGTVVTITIMPAFIFEHIIKRMAPSIMKSLMDHTIPEV, from the coding sequence atgtctctctatccatctcttgaagacttgaaggtagacaaagtaattcatgctcagactgctttttctgcaaaccctgccaacccagcaattttgtcagaagcttctgctcccatcTCTCAAGATGGAAATCTTTATCCTAAACTGTATCCGGAACTTTCTCAATACATGGGCCTGagtttaaatgaagaagaaatacatgcaaatctggtgatggtctctggagcaccacttcaggggcagttggtagcaagaccttccagtatgaactatatggtggctcctgtaactggaaatgatgttgggattcgcagagcagaaattaaacaagggattcatcaagtcattttatgtaaggatcaagatggaaaaattggactcaggcttaaatcaatagataatggtatatttgttcagctagtccaggcaaattctccagcctcattggttggtttgagatttggcgaccaggtactccagatcaatggtgaaaactgtgcaggctggagctctgataaagctcacaaggtgctcaaacaggcttttggagagaagaTCACAATGACCATTCGTGACAGGCCTTTTGAGCGGACAATTACTATGCATAAGGACAGTACTGGAAACGttggctttatctttaaaaatgggaaagtaacatccatagtgaaagatagttctgcagccagaaaggGTCTTCTCACGGAACATAACATCTGTGAGATCAACGGCCAGAACGTCATTGGATTGAAGGACTCTCAAATTGCAGACATACtatcaacatctgggactgtagTTACCATCACAATCAtgcctgcttttatctttgaacatattATTAAACGGATGGCGCCAAGCATTATGAAAAGCCTGATGGATCACACCATCCCTGAAGTTTAA